From Chloracidobacterium thermophilum B:
ATCCGGCCAGCACCTGCTCGTCCGTCAACGTGCCCTGCTCGAAGAAGGTTTCCAGCAGGCGGTCGTCGCTTTCGGCCACCCGCTCGATGAGGGCTTCCCGCGCCTTGGCCACGGCAGTCTGCAGGTTGGCCGGCACATCGGCTTCGACAAAGGCCCCGCTGCCGTCCGTCTGGTAGAGAAACGCCCGCTGGCGGACAACATCCACAAGACCGCGAAACTGCTTCTCAATGCCGATAGGAATCTGGAGCAGCACCGGCCGCAAATCACACTGCTCGGTCAGCACCTGCAGGCAGGACTCCACATCGGTTTGCTCCTTGTCGAGTTTGTTGATGAAGACGAAACAGGGAAGATTGAATTCAGCCGCGTACTGCCGGACGGTTTCCGTTCCGATTTCGACGCCGTTGTGCGCGTCGAGGACAATGAGCGCCGTTTCGGCCGCGCGCAGGGCCAGGCGGCTGTCGAGAATGAAGGCCGTTGCCCCCGGAGTGTCGAGAAGATTGAGCTTGTGGTCGCGCCAGACGCCGTGCGCGACACTGGTCTGCGTCGAAAGTTGGTGCGCAATGGCAATTTCATCAAAGTCCGTCAGGGCCGTTCCATCCGCGACTTTGCCAAGGCGGGGCGTCGCCCCCATGGCGTAGAGCATCGCCGCAACAAGTGAAGTCTTGCCGGCGTGACCATGACCAACGAGGGCGACGTTGCGTAGGTGAGGGGTGGCGAAAACTTTCATGCCGCAAAAACTCCTTTCCAGTCTGAGGGTTGTTCGGGGAGTGCGCCCATCGTTGGCGTGGTGGCGCAGCGATGACGCACTGCTGGAATCGAGCGATGACCACGGCATGCCACCAGGTGAAGACAGGTGGCGGAAAGCGTAGGTATTAAAACTTACTTTGCGGAGGCGCCCGCAGGCAAAACTTTTCGGGCCAACTTTTATCTGCTGCCCACTTTGACCTACCATCGCGCGACGCCCCCGGCGAAACGGGCGGCGGTCTCACTTCACGCACCGCGCATCAGGGGGAACATCACCATGTCAGCAGGTTTCATGCCACGTTGGGTTGGCCGGGCAGTCAGTCTCTGGCTTCTGTTGCTTCTCATTCCGCTGGTGCCGGCCCAGCAACGCGCCGTACCGCCCAAGGTGGCCAGGGCCCTGGCGGAGACGCGGACCATCCTGCGGGATGTGTCACGGCTGCGGGAGCTGCCCATCAAGCGTCCGGTGCAGTCGGGCTACCGCTCCCGCAAGGAAGTCGAGCGAGTGGTCATCCAGGACCTCGATGCCTCGCAAACGCCTGAAGAGTTTGCCAACCAGGCCAAAATGCTCGTCGCACTGGGGCTGATTCCCAAAGACTATGCGCTGCGCGATGAGCTGATCCGCGTCCTGACCGAGCAGATTGCCGGGTTTTACCGGCCGAAAACAGGCGAGTTTGTGCTGACCGAGAGCCTGGACGACGACGACCCCGATAGCCAGCGGGTTGCCATCGCCCACGAACTGACGCACGCGCTGCAGGATCAGCACTTTGACCTGCGCCGGTTTGAAAAACCGACCCAGGGGAACAGCGACCGCGACCTCGCCATCCACTCACTCATCGAAGGGGATGCGACCGTGACCATGATCGCCTATGCCCTGGACGGCCGGATGGACATCCAGAAACTCCCGGTTTCGATTGGCACCCTGCTGGAAAACTTCGGCGTCATAGATAACGACCCCCGGAAATCCCCGGCCCTGACGGCAGCGCCAAAAGCCATCCGGCTGTCCCTGCTCTTCCCCTATGCCAGTGGGGCGGATTTCGTCCAGGCGCTGTTGCGCAAAGGTGGCTGGACGCAGGTTTCACAGGCGTTTACCGACCTGCCGGAAAGCACAGAGCAGGTCCTGCACCCGGAAAAATACCTTGCCCGCGAACGCCCGGTCGCCATTGCCCGGCCCGACCTGGCGGCACTGCTGGGCCCCGGTTGGCAACGGCTGACCGACGATGTGCAGGGTGAGTTTGGCTACCGGCTGATTCTGGGCGAATTTCTCGATGAAAAGCAGGCCCGCCGGGCCGCCCAGGGGTGGGGCGGCGACCGCTCAACGCTCTACGAACACCGTCCGACCGGCCAGCTCTGCCTTGTACAAGTCACCCGCTGGGACAACCCCGCCAGCAGCCAGGCCTTTTTTGAAGCGTACGTGGCGCGGACGGCCCGCCGTTTTCCCGAACGGCGCTTTGAACATGCACCGGCCGAACGCTCGGCATCAGACGTGGTGACGGGCGAGGGTGTCCACATTGAGCGGCGGGGCGTGGATGTCTTCATCCTGGAAGGCCTGCCGCCGACGGCCGACCTTCCGGCCATACTCAAGCATCTGGCTGGCACGCTGCCGGGCACTTCCGGCAAACCGTTGTGAGTTCAGGCCGGGGCATCGGTTTTTGAGCTGACCGGAGCAATGTGTTACTTTTCCAGTGTTTGGCCGGACTGTCGGCGGGCCGTTCGGGCGTTGGCAACCAGGACGGCCGCCACGCACACCGCCAGTTCATTCACACGGCCAGGCTTGACACCCCGTGGCATCGCGCACGAAGACCGTTCTGCCAGCGCAGGAGAGAGCCGCATGAACGAGCCATCGCCTGTCGAGTCGTTGTCCGAACCGCCGGACGCCACGACGGCACAGGTCGTCGTTCGTCGTTCAGACGACAGCGTCGCCGGCTTTGACGCACGGCGCATCGTGGAGTCACTGCGCCGCGAGACCGGACTTCGCCCCGAACTTGCCCAGCGCATTGCTCAAGACATCGAAGCCATCATCCAGCAATCGGCGCTGCGCCGGGTGACTTCCTCGCTGCTCCGCACGCTCGTGGATGCCAAGCTCATCGAATATGGTCTTGATGCCGAATACCGCGCCTATTCCCGCCTGGGGCTGCCGTTGTCCGACATTGACCGTCTCATCAAGCAAGGTGGTTCGCCGGCGTCTCTGCTGCCGCTCACCCCGGAAGGCACGGGGCTTGAAATTGCCGCCGCCATCAAACGCGAATACGCCCTGCTCGCTGTCTTTTCGGCGCCGATTGCCGAGGCACACCTGGTAGGGGACATCTTTATTCAGGATTTGGGGGCGATTGACCGCCCGTACGCCATCATGCAGTCGCCGGATGTCGTCAAACGCCACGGCTTTGCCCTGCCCAACCGCTTTGCGGCTTCCCGTCCGGCCCGGCATCCCGAAGTGCTCGTAGCACACCTGGTGAAGTCGGCGGCGGCGCTTCAGGGCTATGTCAATGGCGCGGTCGAATGGGATGCCGTCAACTTCAGTCTGGCACCCTACCTCGCAGACCTTGGCGAGCGTGAACTGCTCCAGGTGGCGGAAGCCCTGATGTTCGAGCTGTCGGCCCCGGCCGTTGGGCGGGGCGGCATCACCCCGACGTGCGTCATCCACCTTGACTGGTGCGCGCCGGCCTATCTGGCCCGGCGGCCGGCGATTGGTCCGGGCGGCAACCTGACCGGAAAAACCTATCAGGACTACACCCCAACGGCGCGGCGCTTTCTCCGGGCGCTCTTTGCGGCCTACCGGGACGGCGATGGACAGAAGCTTCCCCTTTCCGGGCTGCGTCTGGTTCAGCACGTCACGCCGGAAGACGATGATGCGGAATGGCAGGCCCTGGTGACAGAAGCCTGCCGGGCCGTACTTGAACGGGGCAACGTCTGGTTTGTCTTTGACCACACCCCGGAGCAGGCCTTTCTGCATCGGTTTGGCCTGCCGTACGCAACGGTTTTTGCCGACACGACCACAGATGAATGGTGCACGGCTGCCTTTCAGGCCATAGCGATCAACCTGCCCCGTGCCGCCTACCGCGCCTCCCCCGGCAAAACTGCCGAGATATTTGAGGAACTGACGCGGCTGATGGACATTGCCGCGCAGGCTCACCTGGAAAAGCGGGTGTTTCTGGAAAAACTTCTGGCCCGGGGCGAGGATGGGCCACTGGCCCTGCTGACGGCGCGCCGGGGCGGGCGTCCGTTTCTGCGATTGCACCGCACGACACACCGCCTCTGCCCGGTCGGGCTGGACGATCTGGCGCAGGCCGTCACAGGCTACCGGCTGCACGAGTCTTCCGTCGCACGCGACTTCGGTGCCCAAGTCATCGCCCACCTGACGGCCGAGGCGATTCGCCTCACCTCCCGGCACAAAACCCACTTCACGCTGGCCGAATCCCACACGGAAGGCATGACGGAACGCTTTGCCCACATGGACGCGCGATTTTTTCCCAAAACGATTGCCGAGGGCTATTCGCCGGCGGATTTGGACAACGAAGGGAACTACGTCAACAGCGCGAAGCTGTCACCGTCCGTCGCTCTTCCGCCCCGCCAGCGCGCCCAGTGGGAGGGGCAGATTCAGCGCGGCAGCCTGCTCAACGCCACCACGGATGTCTGGCTTGGCGATGAACTGCCAACGCCGGAGCAGCTTGCCCAACTCGTGGCCGACCTGCGTACCGACGGGCTGGCGACAGGGCTGATGGTGTCACCCGAATTCACCCTGTGCCGGAGTTGCGGTCATGTCGCCGTTGGAAGCCATGGGAACTGTCCGTCGTGCGGCTCAAGCCACGTGGAGACGCTGGCCAAGTCCACCAACCGCTACAGTCGTGTTTCGGGCTGGTCGCCCGCCGCGCAAGCCGAACGACGGCAGCGCGCGCGGCTCACACCTGCCGACCTGTGAGCCATTCGCCGCAGTCCAGCTGAGCCATCCAGTATGGACGGCACGGTGTGGACGGCGGCCGGCTCCGGTTATTCATCTCCCTCCTCAGCCACGGGAAAGGTGCTGACCAGATCGAGCAGGTCGGGACTCGACCGCGGCTCGCTTTCCCGAATCCAGGCGGCCAGTTGCAGACGCTGCTCACGATTGAGCTGATTGACAAGTCGCACAAGTTCCGCGCGTTGCTGCTTCAGGCGGGCATTGAGCAGGGCGTTTATCCGGGCTTCCAGCTCGGCGTCGCGCGCCTGTGGCTGGGTCGCCAACGCTTCTGCCACCAGGCGGGTCACGGCCTGTTGGAACGCGGGGTCATCTGTGGCCGGTGAAGTTCCTGTCTGGCGTGGCATCAGGTCCGGCACAGTCGGCACGGCCGCCGGAGGCTGCGGCGTCCGGGCCAGTTCGGGGCCGGTCAACCAGCCGGTGGACAGCGATACCCCCTGGGGGCCAACGGTCAGCCGCAGGTTGGCCAGTGACAGTACGAGAACGATGGCTGCCGCCCCGGTAGCCAGTCTGCCCCACATCGGGAGCAGGGCGAAAAACTCCCGCCACGCCTGCCACACCGTCGGACGGATGACGAGCTGTAACCGGGGCGCTACGGCATCCATTTCCCAGCTCTGGAGCGCCGTGCGTACGGTCTGCAAACCTTCGAGTTCAGCCCGGCAGACAGGACAGGTCTGCAAGTGACGCTCGAAGCTGGCTATTTCGGCGGGCGTGGCCTCGCCGTAGAGATACGCCACCAGGTCCGAACTGCGGTCACAGGCCATTGCGGATTTGTCCGTCGCGGGTTTGCGTGGTGTGGTCATGACAGTGCTACTCCTTGCCGGGGGAGAACCCCAATCCTTCCAGTCGCCGGCGCAGCAGGGTCAGCCCCGTGTAAAGCCGGGTCTTGACGGTGCTGACCGGAATGCCGAGCACCTCGGCGATTTCGTGAAACTTCAGCCCTTCATATTCCTTCATCACGATGACCTGCCGCATCTCGGCTGGCAAAGCCGCCAGGGCACGGCGGACGAGTTGCGCCCGTTCATCCCGCAGCAGCCGCTCGTCGAGGGCATTGT
This genomic window contains:
- a CDS encoding anti-sigma factor family protein, with the translated sequence MTTPRKPATDKSAMACDRSSDLVAYLYGEATPAEIASFERHLQTCPVCRAELEGLQTVRTALQSWEMDAVAPRLQLVIRPTVWQAWREFFALLPMWGRLATGAAAIVLVLSLANLRLTVGPQGVSLSTGWLTGPELARTPQPPAAVPTVPDLMPRQTGTSPATDDPAFQQAVTRLVAEALATQPQARDAELEARINALLNARLKQQRAELVRLVNQLNREQRLQLAAWIRESEPRSSPDLLDLVSTFPVAEEGDE
- a CDS encoding anaerobic ribonucleoside-triphosphate reductase, which encodes MNEPSPVESLSEPPDATTAQVVVRRSDDSVAGFDARRIVESLRRETGLRPELAQRIAQDIEAIIQQSALRRVTSSLLRTLVDAKLIEYGLDAEYRAYSRLGLPLSDIDRLIKQGGSPASLLPLTPEGTGLEIAAAIKREYALLAVFSAPIAEAHLVGDIFIQDLGAIDRPYAIMQSPDVVKRHGFALPNRFAASRPARHPEVLVAHLVKSAAALQGYVNGAVEWDAVNFSLAPYLADLGERELLQVAEALMFELSAPAVGRGGITPTCVIHLDWCAPAYLARRPAIGPGGNLTGKTYQDYTPTARRFLRALFAAYRDGDGQKLPLSGLRLVQHVTPEDDDAEWQALVTEACRAVLERGNVWFVFDHTPEQAFLHRFGLPYATVFADTTTDEWCTAAFQAIAINLPRAAYRASPGKTAEIFEELTRLMDIAAQAHLEKRVFLEKLLARGEDGPLALLTARRGGRPFLRLHRTTHRLCPVGLDDLAQAVTGYRLHESSVARDFGAQVIAHLTAEAIRLTSRHKTHFTLAESHTEGMTERFAHMDARFFPKTIAEGYSPADLDNEGNYVNSAKLSPSVALPPRQRAQWEGQIQRGSLLNATTDVWLGDELPTPEQLAQLVADLRTDGLATGLMVSPEFTLCRSCGHVAVGSHGNCPSCGSSHVETLAKSTNRYSRVSGWSPAAQAERRQRARLTPADL